Proteins co-encoded in one Arachis hypogaea cultivar Tifrunner chromosome 13, arahy.Tifrunner.gnm2.J5K5, whole genome shotgun sequence genomic window:
- the LOC112733239 gene encoding uncharacterized protein isoform X1, giving the protein MDYYYVNPINPNYGAHHDDDDYSAMMSMSDFMISDFLVADDDAYGYGVDDHHHNNQESGSQSQSTNESSEMAAFSDVTTTNNSGEASSINNNIKCKNGSKKEVNSRVAFRTKSELDVMDDGYRWRKYGKKAVKNTPNLRNYYKCSSEGCGVKKRVERDRDDSSYVITTYEGIHNHASPFTY; this is encoded by the exons ATGGATTACTATTATGTGAACCCAATAAACCCCAATTACGGTGCtcatcatgatgatgatgactactCTGCCATGATGAGCATGTCCGATTTCATGATATCCGATTTTCTTGTGGCTGATGATGATGCATATGGGTATGGTGTTGATGATCATCATCATAATAATCAAGAGAGTGGATCACAATCGCAAAGTACTAATGAATCGTCGGAGATGGCAGCCTTCAGCGATGTCACTACTACCAATAATAGTGGTGAAGCCTCTAGCATCAACAATAACAT AAAATGCAAAAATGGGAGTAAGAAAGAAGTGaattcaagagtggcgtttagaACGAAATCGGAGCTTGATGTTATGGATGATGGATACAGATGGAGGAAGTACGGAAAAAAGGCCGTCAAGAACACTCCAAATCTAAG GAACTATTACAAGTGTTCGAGTGAAGGATGCGGTGTGAAGAAGAGGGTGGAAAGGGACAGAGACGACTCAAGCTATGTTATAACAACCTATGAAGGGATACACAATCATGCAAGCCCTTTTACCTACTAA
- the LOC112733239 gene encoding uncharacterized protein isoform X2 → MDYYYVNPINPNYGAHHDDDDYSAMMSMSDFMISDFLVADDDAYGYGVDDHHHNNQESGSQSQSTNESSEMAAFSDVTTTNNSGEASSINNNIKCKNGSKKEVNSRVAFRTKSELDVMDDGYRWRKYGKKAVKNTPNLRIID, encoded by the exons ATGGATTACTATTATGTGAACCCAATAAACCCCAATTACGGTGCtcatcatgatgatgatgactactCTGCCATGATGAGCATGTCCGATTTCATGATATCCGATTTTCTTGTGGCTGATGATGATGCATATGGGTATGGTGTTGATGATCATCATCATAATAATCAAGAGAGTGGATCACAATCGCAAAGTACTAATGAATCGTCGGAGATGGCAGCCTTCAGCGATGTCACTACTACCAATAATAGTGGTGAAGCCTCTAGCATCAACAATAACAT AAAATGCAAAAATGGGAGTAAGAAAGAAGTGaattcaagagtggcgtttagaACGAAATCGGAGCTTGATGTTATGGATGATGGATACAGATGGAGGAAGTACGGAAAAAAGGCCGTCAAGAACACTCCAAATCTAAG AATTATTGATTGA
- the LOC112733241 gene encoding small GTPase LIP1: MFWRERENTEQNSGVLCGQVRVLVVGDSGVGKTSLVQLIVKGIPVARPAPSIGCTVSVKHTTYGNAGSSSSSLKGDSERDFFIELWDVSGHERYKDCRSLFYSQINGVVFVHDLSQRRTKTSLQKWAAEIAATGTFSAPLGSGGPGGLPVPYIVIGNKADIAAKEGKRVSSGNLVDVARQWVEKQGLLPSSEELPLTETFPGGGGLIAAAKEARYDKEAVMKFFLMLIRRRYFSDEMPAPRPWSIPSAPRATQRIDDDDDQWSIPSAQRLPQRIDDNFIEDDQSYSTSVSSDPYKYDTLPPLPAQRNLTPPPTLYPQQPVSVTENYSFPRFSLSGSSEINAAMRTKRSDINV; this comes from the exons ATGTTTTGGAGGGAACGTGAGAACACGGAGCAGAATAGTGGGGTGCTCTGTGGACAGGTCAGAGTGCTAGTTGTTGGTGACTCAG GTGTTGGAAAGACTTCTCTAGTTCAGCTGATTGTTAAAGGTATTCCTGTTGCTCGCCCTGCACCGTCAATAGGTTGTACAGTTTCTGTGAAG CACACTACTTATGGTAATGCTGGCAGCTCTTCAAGTAGCCTTAAAGGTGATTCTGAGAGAGATTTCTTCATTGAACTATGGGATGTCTCAGGGCATGAACGGTACAAAGATTGCCGATCTCTGTTTTATTCTCAGATTAATG GTGTAGTTTTTGTTCATGATCTTTCACAAAGAAGAACAAAGACTAGCTTGCAGAAGTGGGCAGCTGAGATTGCGGCAACTGGGACATTTTCAGCTCCTTTGGGATCAGGTGGCCCTGGTGGCCTTCCCGTTCCATATATTGTTATTGGCAACAAAGCTGATATTGCTGCAAAAGAGGGTAAAAGAGTAAGCAGCGGGAATCTTGTTGATGTTGCACGCCAGTGGGTTGAGAAGCAGGGTTTGCTTCCATCCAGTGAGGAGCTTCCGCTGACTGAGACCTTTCCTGGTGGTGGTGGCCTTATTGCT GCTGCTAAAGAAGCAAGGTATGACAAAGAGGCTGTGATGAAATTTTTCCTCATG CTGATCAGGAGAAGATATTTCTCAGATGAAATGCCTGCACCAAGACCTTGGTCCATTCCTTCTGCTCCAAGAGCCACTCAGCgtatagatgatgatgatgatcaatgGTCCATTCCTTCTGCTCAGAGACTTCCTCAGCGAATAGATGATAACTTCATAGAAGATGATCAGTCCTATAgtacaag CGTAAGCAGTGATCCTTACAAGTATGACACGCTTCCCCCCCTTCCGGCTCAAAGGAACCTAACTCCGCCGCCTACTCTTTATCCTCAACAGCCAGTTTCAGTCACTGAAAACTATAGTTTCCCTAGATTTTCTTTGTCTGGCTCCTCCGAAATCAATGCTGCAATGAGGACAAAGCGCTCCGATATTAATGTCTGA